One window of Chryseobacterium sp. JJR-5R genomic DNA carries:
- a CDS encoding M60 family metallopeptidase, translating to MKNNNFILFFFLFCQLVSSQYKMPVAYASSLQPSQNGEEAGRCIDNNLNTLYHSRYNLNTAVPDQLTFYFSNRVKSINKIIYNPRITEYNGIWTSIKVSYSTQANPDVFINITGVIPFSADNTAKTINLPAPIIHPAAIRIDVLNAQNNFSSCAETEFYSAEQMDPVQEECPLPVNEFYSNPDILIVPEITGSSASSFQPGQNIDQSFDGDLNTMYHSDWNGTSATFPISLIYKFDGLKAINYIKYSPRQSGGTNGFFGNVKISYNTISDAAYIDILTYNLGQDENVKIMDFPSAIVPLTIKIEVLDGKNNFASCAEMEFFQFNPNGFNLSDYSNIFNDPVFSILKPGITQQDINSIASPFIKGLAQCIFNNTYNKKYRVQAFSAYKKIESINTSYKIGNYNSYENPTGIAFKANTTAVVFAKNISTANKVYLKIRDFATEGSSPEKKYPLKNGLNVLPVTSAGIGYISYFTDDVTAPEVSVNIAGGIVNGFYKKGTPSSEWTQTLTNDVYPKVDIEGYYTKLVIDKSAVSNFHYFNAQPLIDKYDAVAKSEREMMGFFKFNKNIKNRQLVYTESTGGWYAGDLGVHLDLTWGTSASASSDGLSLWGVAHELGHINQIRPGLAWVGTSEITNNLYSLWACYHLYTPLGANRLTRLESEIGDRTSYPQIEGNRFGEFIIQTRINGKSYAEQFRADFVNPLDKNFRALVPFWQLMLYYQLAGASKNAVPLAFDADISDENTTAPATPVMGIDYAHWFANVADKVLNTDESQLSQGQLVMNFIKNTCDAVQEDLTDFFTYTGFLIPVNTLISDYSNAQLTITQSMIDEVKNYILIKGYAKPVSPVVNYISANSLQAYKNLLPVSGITGAGAQLVNNSLGSFVKVDNSKWNNAVAFETYGALNQLISVSIVGAGDTTLSETFVDFPYGAQKVFAIGYNGQKILVYPASTLGITDSNPINNHDFTVYPNPLKNGEKINIALKNSKGNVRVKLYDTTGKLLFSSDNILDEINKEINKYLQNLKSGVYILSVNNSIRTYEAKIIKE from the coding sequence ATGAAAAATAATAATTTTATCTTATTCTTTTTTCTTTTCTGTCAGCTTGTCTCTTCCCAATATAAGATGCCGGTGGCATATGCCAGTTCATTACAGCCATCACAAAACGGAGAGGAAGCAGGCAGATGCATTGACAATAATTTAAACACATTATACCATTCACGGTATAATCTGAATACAGCCGTACCGGATCAGCTGACTTTTTATTTTTCCAACAGGGTAAAAAGTATCAATAAGATAATATATAATCCCAGGATTACGGAGTATAATGGGATCTGGACAAGTATAAAGGTTTCGTATTCTACACAGGCCAATCCTGATGTTTTCATCAATATAACGGGAGTGATTCCGTTTTCTGCAGATAACACTGCAAAAACAATAAATTTGCCGGCACCGATTATTCATCCTGCTGCCATTAGAATTGACGTTCTCAATGCTCAAAATAATTTTTCCAGCTGTGCAGAAACAGAATTTTATTCTGCAGAACAAATGGATCCTGTACAAGAAGAGTGTCCACTTCCTGTAAATGAATTCTATAGCAATCCGGATATTCTCATAGTGCCTGAAATTACAGGTTCTTCAGCATCCAGCTTTCAGCCCGGACAAAATATTGATCAGTCCTTTGACGGGGATTTAAATACGATGTACCACTCAGACTGGAACGGGACATCTGCAACATTTCCTATTTCACTGATTTATAAGTTTGATGGTCTGAAAGCCATAAATTACATTAAATATTCACCCAGGCAGAGTGGTGGGACAAACGGGTTTTTCGGAAATGTAAAAATCAGTTACAATACAATTTCTGATGCAGCATATATTGATATTTTAACCTATAATCTGGGACAGGATGAGAATGTGAAGATTATGGATTTTCCCTCTGCAATTGTTCCCTTGACTATAAAAATTGAGGTTCTTGACGGTAAAAATAATTTTGCCAGCTGTGCTGAAATGGAATTTTTCCAGTTTAATCCCAACGGATTTAATCTCTCTGACTATTCCAATATTTTCAATGATCCGGTTTTCAGTATCCTGAAGCCTGGGATAACCCAACAGGATATCAATTCTATTGCTTCACCATTTATAAAAGGGCTTGCACAATGCATTTTCAACAATACGTACAATAAAAAATACAGAGTTCAGGCCTTCTCTGCGTATAAAAAAATTGAATCAATTAACACATCATACAAAATTGGGAATTACAACAGCTATGAAAATCCCACGGGAATAGCATTTAAGGCAAATACGACTGCTGTTGTCTTTGCAAAAAATATTTCAACGGCCAATAAAGTGTATTTAAAAATAAGGGATTTTGCAACGGAAGGTTCGTCACCGGAAAAAAAATATCCGTTAAAAAACGGACTTAATGTACTTCCTGTTACGAGTGCGGGAATAGGATATATTTCATATTTCACAGATGATGTAACGGCACCGGAAGTTTCCGTAAATATAGCCGGAGGTATTGTAAATGGTTTCTACAAAAAGGGAACTCCATCTTCAGAATGGACTCAAACACTGACCAATGACGTTTATCCTAAAGTAGATATCGAAGGTTACTATACCAAACTGGTAATAGATAAATCCGCTGTAAGCAATTTTCATTATTTTAATGCTCAGCCTTTAATTGATAAATATGATGCTGTTGCGAAATCAGAAAGAGAAATGATGGGCTTTTTTAAGTTCAACAAAAATATAAAAAACAGACAGCTTGTATATACGGAATCTACAGGAGGATGGTATGCAGGAGACCTGGGGGTTCATCTGGATCTCACCTGGGGAACTTCAGCATCAGCTTCTTCTGATGGCCTTTCTTTATGGGGCGTTGCCCATGAATTAGGGCATATCAATCAAATCAGGCCAGGTTTAGCTTGGGTTGGAACCTCAGAAATCACCAATAATCTTTATTCATTATGGGCCTGTTATCATCTTTATACGCCTTTGGGAGCAAACAGGCTTACCAGACTGGAGAGCGAAATAGGAGATAGGACTTCCTATCCTCAGATTGAGGGAAACAGATTTGGAGAATTCATCATACAGACCCGGATTAATGGAAAAAGTTATGCAGAACAGTTCAGGGCGGATTTTGTAAATCCTTTAGATAAAAATTTCAGGGCACTCGTTCCTTTCTGGCAGCTTATGCTTTACTACCAGCTGGCAGGTGCTTCTAAAAATGCTGTTCCTCTGGCTTTTGATGCTGATATATCTGATGAAAATACCACGGCTCCGGCAACTCCTGTTATGGGAATAGATTACGCACATTGGTTTGCTAATGTTGCCGATAAAGTTTTAAATACGGATGAATCGCAGCTTAGTCAGGGACAGTTGGTAATGAATTTTATAAAAAACACCTGTGATGCCGTACAGGAAGATCTCACAGACTTTTTTACCTATACAGGTTTTTTAATTCCCGTCAATACATTAATATCAGATTATTCCAATGCACAGCTTACCATTACCCAGAGCATGATTGATGAAGTTAAAAACTACATACTTATAAAAGGCTATGCCAAGCCTGTTTCTCCTGTAGTAAACTACATTTCAGCAAACAGTTTACAGGCTTACAAAAACCTGTTGCCGGTTTCAGGGATTACAGGCGCAGGTGCTCAGTTGGTTAATAATAGTCTTGGAAGTTTTGTAAAAGTCGATAATTCTAAATGGAACAATGCGGTAGCATTTGAGACTTACGGTGCATTAAACCAGTTGATCAGTGTCTCTATTGTAGGTGCCGGAGATACAACGCTGTCCGAAACCTTTGTAGATTTTCCATATGGTGCTCAGAAAGTATTTGCTATAGGGTATAACGGACAGAAAATTCTCGTTTACCCAGCTTCAACATTGGGTATTACGGATAGCAATCCTATAAATAACCATGACTTTACAGTCTATCCAAATCCTCTTAAAAACGGAGAGAAGATAAATATTGCTCTTAAAAATTCAAAAGGAAATGTCAGGGTTAAATTATATGATACTACCGGAAAGCTGTTATTTTCTTCGGACAATATTCTGGATGAAATAAATAAAGAAATAAATAAGTATCTGCAAAACCTGAAATCAGGAGTCTACATTCTTTCTGTTAACAACAGCATACGTACATACGAAGCCAAAATCATTAAAGAATAA
- a CDS encoding thioredoxin family protein gives MRKKIALLLFTCTLCSMVQAQRINMYFPHFAGKAYDFIIFQGDKQIKVMQGNIPADGKFTLTVPDSYAPYTGMSRWLITGTMEGGGIDMVVPGTDFSVSCKESKPDNSNIIYVKNQQIKELEDLYTQQQDIISKYAAMAQATAAYRTHDKNYPLFQQEYKNQATAYENFYKNLHDNQDYVKKLLPIVNITRGLGSELTEDEERRARDIASYIANEMDWEVLYTSGHWATVISAWVDINTKVLKDNYAFVNDFAKLTSKIKNRALYSDFAGRTAYYLTQNGGDVQINAIAPYVTASGKIDKYEGSLKVYTAGIVGSMGADLTFTEHIGNPDDHNHRTLTYKSSELAEKGYIKTLLVFYESGCGPCENLLTQLSGNYNDITSKGVRIISISADKEESTFKNKAKTFLWKDIYCDFEGIKGVNFKNYGIAGTPTLVILDKSGKIALKTASLGEALDTLNKQKIQ, from the coding sequence ATGAGAAAAAAGATAGCATTGTTATTATTTACCTGTACACTATGCAGTATGGTGCAGGCTCAGCGCATTAATATGTATTTTCCTCACTTTGCAGGTAAAGCTTATGATTTTATAATTTTTCAGGGGGATAAGCAGATAAAAGTGATGCAGGGCAACATCCCTGCAGACGGAAAGTTTACGCTCACAGTTCCGGATTCATATGCACCTTATACAGGCATGAGCCGGTGGCTGATTACCGGTACCATGGAAGGTGGCGGTATAGACATGGTTGTCCCGGGAACAGATTTTTCGGTAAGCTGCAAAGAGAGCAAGCCTGATAATTCTAATATTATTTATGTAAAAAACCAACAGATAAAGGAGCTAGAAGACCTTTATACACAGCAACAGGATATCATATCAAAGTATGCCGCTATGGCACAGGCTACCGCGGCTTACCGTACGCATGATAAAAATTATCCTTTATTTCAGCAGGAATACAAAAACCAGGCAACAGCCTATGAAAATTTTTATAAAAATCTGCATGACAACCAGGATTATGTAAAAAAGCTTCTTCCTATTGTAAATATTACCAGAGGATTAGGTTCAGAACTCACAGAGGACGAAGAACGGAGAGCCAGAGATATTGCTTCCTATATCGCAAATGAGATGGATTGGGAAGTGCTCTACACTTCAGGGCATTGGGCTACGGTAATCTCGGCCTGGGTGGATATTAATACAAAGGTTCTTAAGGATAATTATGCTTTTGTCAATGATTTTGCAAAGCTTACATCAAAAATAAAAAACCGCGCACTGTATTCTGATTTTGCAGGAAGAACTGCCTATTATCTCACACAGAACGGAGGAGATGTACAGATCAATGCAATAGCTCCTTATGTAACAGCTTCAGGAAAAATTGATAAATATGAGGGTTCGCTGAAAGTATATACGGCAGGCATAGTAGGGAGTATGGGTGCGGATCTTACTTTTACAGAACATATAGGAAATCCAGATGACCATAATCACAGGACTCTTACCTATAAAAGCAGCGAGCTGGCTGAAAAAGGCTATATAAAAACACTCCTGGTATTCTATGAGTCGGGTTGCGGACCTTGCGAAAATCTTTTGACCCAGCTTTCCGGGAATTATAATGATATTACATCAAAAGGAGTGAGGATCATTTCTATCTCAGCCGATAAAGAAGAAAGCACTTTTAAAAATAAAGCGAAAACTTTTCTATGGAAAGATATTTATTGTGACTTTGAAGGAATAAAGGGAGTTAACTTTAAAAATTATGGTATTGCAGGAACCCCTACTTTGGTTATTCTGGATAAATCAGGAAAGATCGCATTAAAAACAGCTTCATTGGGCGAAGCACTTGATACTTTGAATAAGCAGAAAATACAATAA
- a CDS encoding T9SS type A sorting domain-containing protein produces MKKKLLYALLVCSHMAVAQIQIIQSENFSSFNLGNLSSDTTGGIPGQGGYYTSAGSATPADFQIGIFDAAHGNSLKLITGPGQPTPGPYADETNVHNRHAVKKINTVAAVGNNILSGSLEIYTGPSIGSGRIQFAVFDSTPKGIIGINYNYTTKKLGGSIRLSPVSVPAESNFYNIGLGSATYPANSWIPVSFTYNKTTGACTWTSPEGTFSFSNPNYSLKPGLTPGDFSIISYTLAGNTVANVSGVDNINLKFTNASVLSTNEIRHLENADPILYPNPTTGIFYVKTDENIKSVSVTDVFGKNIQLDKNHLDLRNLPAGVYVVTIELTSGIFKKKIIKK; encoded by the coding sequence ATGAAAAAAAAATTACTTTATGCTCTGTTAGTATGTTCTCATATGGCAGTTGCACAGATTCAGATAATACAGAGTGAAAACTTCAGTTCCTTTAATTTAGGAAATTTGAGTAGTGATACCACAGGCGGGATCCCCGGACAGGGCGGATATTATACATCTGCAGGATCAGCAACACCCGCTGATTTTCAGATTGGTATTTTTGATGCAGCTCATGGAAATTCTCTGAAATTAATTACCGGTCCCGGGCAGCCAACACCGGGACCTTATGCCGATGAAACAAATGTTCATAACAGGCATGCTGTTAAGAAAATCAATACGGTTGCTGCTGTCGGAAACAATATATTAAGCGGATCACTGGAAATATATACCGGCCCTTCCATAGGATCAGGAAGAATTCAATTCGCTGTATTTGATAGTACGCCTAAAGGAATTATAGGAATTAATTATAACTATACGACAAAAAAGCTTGGTGGATCAATTCGCTTATCCCCTGTTTCTGTACCCGCAGAGTCAAATTTTTATAATATCGGATTGGGTTCTGCAACATATCCCGCTAATAGCTGGATACCTGTATCTTTTACCTACAATAAAACCACAGGCGCATGTACCTGGACTTCTCCGGAAGGGACTTTCTCATTTAGTAATCCGAATTATAGTCTTAAGCCCGGACTTACGCCTGGCGATTTTAGTATTATATCTTATACCTTAGCTGGAAATACGGTAGCTAATGTATCTGGCGTTGATAATATTAATCTTAAATTTACAAATGCTTCTGTTCTTTCCACAAACGAAATAAGACATTTAGAAAACGCAGATCCAATTTTATATCCAAATCCTACAACAGGTATTTTTTATGTAAAAACTGATGAAAATATTAAATCAGTTTCAGTTACAGATGTTTTTGGAAAAAATATACAATTAGATAAGAATCATTTAGACTTAAGAAATTTACCTGCAGGCGTCTATGTTGTAACTATAGAGCTTACAAGTGGTATTTTTAAGAAAAAGATAATTAAAAAGTAA
- a CDS encoding phage baseplate assembly protein V, which produces MKKISNSDMLSGSTVRGISRMVRLEIVIGGRIIRHFKYFKLRQSTVTHHFFELILAHDVLGQAQDHHLKEAQKFLGSRITVIFRYRDLEEESPERSFTGVVTQVAFSQEEMSLGDLVLKGGSPTLLMDAAPHFQSFGGEKPVNTSIIADNIIKQSLPSGTFDVRIDTRSKSYINYSAQYNETHYHYLSRIAQAYGEHFYYDGGVLHFGKLPAAEKALVLAYGSSVRQVKVKLNAAYTRSYYFGYNSSSDKRMSGLDSDPRHVGELASQAYEINKNIYKSESLLPVPLSANMELDIDDSQNSARGSSASGVFTVSGKTTVPFLYPGCVADLEMRRPGTCRTSYFTRLMITEVSHVVDGLGNYTGKFKSIAEGTGFLPRPELIVSRAEPQLATVVSNSDPLSQGRIRVRFDWQSEGSTHFIRMMSPDAGGTDAVQQNRGFVAVPEVGDQVMVGFEYSHPDFPFAMGGMFHGKNGQGGGIDNHLKSIQTRSGIRVLLNDTDKSVTLYDPSGNTYFMDGAGNIRVSAPKSITFDAGEDITMNAGKNLEVKTGNSMEFMSGNLAAFHMISGAMFSTPFMEMSVPVHFNIQSGKTTLHSEQHTEIQGKTTGISGLEKLMVHSDEETTINSKGKTHILGKDGNNLSNIPRDFQPLQKEMDGRYIAHFRPLPNWNGEGYGFDWVRAGDTDFPGDVPYSQITGKIENGAFVKSRGQYLKLISSFSYYVYNHTDESGNSVPKSYAYPYLCLYPLTYFRKVNGESVRKNSLYTNTTARLTLLINIKEAAQEVTLKYDTKKFQITHDPFPLTEGNHQISVTITCTEELSLDRKIELFASYKTEDGNVNKILAGGLTVKANKKRYDVPVVFIEVSTDIGNQKKYPLIGSREHEIQKFLNQALINPVFKGIVSLDCSVDVNIEKGVRHNRKSRLNAIAALERRRNGNMALNADNHNNEVIKFLKDELHSRYPGVYNNVVKIFFMNEHCRGAAGYAIFEYKTAVLFDGGYNSPDRSVTTHEIMHAMGLHHTFEEKSKFVFEKYETDNLMDYSDVLNDNRRKHAITTSHWQWKILQENSQTEASSSRFKKFENNFGNQYIGIANNLF; this is translated from the coding sequence ATGAAAAAGATTTCTAATTCGGATATGCTTTCAGGGAGCACTGTCCGGGGCATTTCGCGCATGGTCCGGCTTGAGATTGTGATCGGCGGTCGGATCATCCGACATTTCAAGTATTTTAAGCTCCGGCAAAGTACGGTGACGCATCACTTTTTTGAGCTTATTCTGGCACATGATGTCCTGGGTCAGGCCCAGGACCATCATTTAAAAGAGGCCCAGAAATTCCTGGGAAGCCGGATAACGGTTATTTTCAGGTACAGGGATCTTGAAGAAGAGAGCCCTGAGCGTTCTTTTACCGGGGTGGTAACCCAGGTGGCCTTCAGTCAGGAAGAGATGAGCCTTGGTGATCTTGTACTAAAGGGAGGGAGCCCTACCTTGCTTATGGATGCCGCGCCGCACTTCCAGAGCTTCGGAGGCGAGAAGCCTGTCAATACATCCATCATTGCGGATAACATTATAAAGCAGAGCCTGCCCTCCGGCACCTTCGATGTCAGGATTGATACCCGGAGTAAAAGCTATATCAATTACAGTGCACAGTACAATGAGACCCACTATCACTATCTGTCAAGGATAGCGCAGGCCTACGGGGAGCATTTTTACTATGACGGCGGGGTGCTTCATTTCGGGAAGCTCCCGGCTGCTGAAAAAGCTTTAGTGCTGGCATACGGGAGCAGTGTCCGTCAGGTCAAGGTAAAGCTTAACGCAGCCTATACCCGTTCTTATTATTTCGGTTATAACAGCAGCAGTGACAAGAGGATGTCGGGTTTGGATTCGGATCCCAGGCATGTCGGGGAGCTTGCCTCGCAGGCTTACGAAATCAATAAAAATATTTATAAGTCCGAGTCCCTGTTGCCTGTTCCGTTGAGTGCCAACATGGAGCTTGATATAGACGACTCTCAGAACAGCGCCCGGGGGAGTTCAGCTTCAGGGGTTTTTACAGTATCGGGAAAAACCACGGTTCCTTTTTTATATCCCGGCTGTGTGGCGGATCTGGAGATGAGGCGCCCCGGTACCTGCCGGACGTCATATTTTACCAGGCTTATGATTACAGAAGTCTCTCATGTTGTAGATGGTTTAGGGAATTACACCGGTAAGTTCAAATCGATTGCAGAAGGTACGGGCTTTCTGCCAAGGCCTGAACTCATTGTTTCCAGGGCCGAGCCGCAATTGGCTACGGTAGTGTCCAACAGTGATCCGCTTAGCCAGGGCCGGATCCGGGTACGTTTTGACTGGCAGTCTGAAGGCTCGACGCACTTCATCAGGATGATGAGCCCCGATGCGGGAGGGACGGATGCAGTTCAGCAGAACCGGGGTTTTGTGGCCGTTCCGGAAGTAGGGGACCAGGTGATGGTAGGGTTTGAGTACAGCCACCCGGATTTCCCGTTTGCCATGGGAGGGATGTTCCATGGGAAAAACGGGCAGGGAGGAGGCATTGACAACCATTTAAAATCCATTCAGACCAGGAGCGGGATAAGAGTACTGCTCAACGACACAGACAAGAGCGTGACGCTGTATGATCCGAGCGGGAATACCTATTTCATGGACGGAGCAGGGAATATCAGGGTAAGTGCCCCTAAAAGCATCACCTTTGATGCGGGTGAAGACATCACGATGAATGCGGGTAAAAACCTGGAGGTAAAAACGGGAAACAGCATGGAATTTATGTCCGGCAACCTGGCCGCTTTCCATATGATTTCCGGAGCCATGTTTTCCACGCCATTCATGGAGATGTCGGTACCGGTACATTTTAACATCCAGAGCGGAAAGACAACGCTTCATTCAGAGCAGCATACTGAAATCCAGGGGAAAACTACCGGGATATCCGGTCTGGAAAAACTAATGGTCCATTCTGATGAGGAAACCACGATAAACAGTAAAGGCAAAACCCATATACTGGGCAAGGACGGCAACAACCTGTCCAATATCCCGAGGGATTTTCAGCCTCTTCAGAAGGAGATGGACGGGCGGTACATTGCCCACTTCAGGCCGCTGCCGAACTGGAACGGAGAGGGATATGGTTTTGACTGGGTAAGGGCAGGGGATACAGATTTTCCCGGGGATGTGCCTTACTCACAGATTACCGGAAAGATAGAGAATGGTGCATTTGTGAAAAGCCGCGGGCAGTATCTCAAGCTGATTTCCAGTTTCTCGTATTATGTGTACAACCATACGGATGAATCGGGGAATAGCGTTCCCAAATCGTACGCGTATCCTTATTTATGCCTTTATCCGCTTACCTATTTCAGAAAAGTAAACGGGGAAAGCGTCAGGAAGAATTCCCTCTATACCAATACTACAGCCCGGCTCACCCTTTTAATCAACATAAAGGAAGCGGCGCAGGAAGTCACTTTAAAATACGACACTAAAAAATTTCAAATTACCCATGATCCCTTTCCCCTGACGGAGGGGAACCATCAGATCTCGGTAACCATCACCTGCACGGAAGAGCTGTCACTGGACCGTAAAATAGAACTCTTTGCCTCTTATAAGACTGAAGATGGCAATGTTAATAAAATACTGGCCGGCGGATTAACGGTCAAAGCCAATAAAAAGAGGTACGATGTACCTGTGGTTTTCATAGAAGTGTCAACGGACATCGGCAATCAAAAGAAATATCCTTTGATAGGTTCCCGCGAACATGAGATTCAGAAGTTTTTAAACCAGGCTCTTATCAATCCTGTTTTTAAAGGTATAGTATCATTGGACTGCAGCGTAGATGTCAATATTGAAAAAGGTGTAAGGCACAACAGAAAATCCAGACTCAATGCCATTGCTGCTTTAGAAAGAAGAAGAAACGGAAATATGGCGTTAAATGCTGACAACCATAATAATGAAGTGATAAAGTTTTTAAAAGATGAATTGCATTCACGATATCCGGGAGTCTATAACAATGTGGTAAAAATTTTCTTCATGAATGAGCATTGCAGGGGAGCTGCAGGATACGCCATATTTGAATATAAAACAGCAGTACTCTTTGATGGCGGATATAATTCCCCAGACAGAAGTGTGACTACTCATGAAATTATGCATGCCATGGGGCTGCACCATACGTTTGAAGAAAAAAGCAAATTTGTCTTTGAAAAATACGAGACCGATAATTTGATGGATTATTCTGATGTCTTGAATGATAACAGGAGAAAACATGCTATAACCACATCTCATTGGCAGTGGAAAATTTTACAGGAAAATTCACAAACAGAAGCTTCATCAAGCAGATTCAAGAAATTTGAAAATAATTTTGGCAATCAATATATTGGTATTGCAAATAATTTATTTTAA
- a CDS encoding GLPGLI family protein: MKNLFLLLFCYCTGITHAQGNRFIYEYEYVPDMGTQNPVKKELMALDINANGSSFRSLNAIKTDSLTYAVMMPSSGNLSLNPNSPAMQNLSSMKKNNLISYRITKSYPSYDIYFYDMVDMDLYKVKENEDMKWHISSEKQKIGEYNTQKATTDFGGRSWTAWFTQDIPIQDGPYKFHGLPGLIVKIEDASKTHMMTLIAQHHKDKEDLEDIKSKGFRLYRSEIAVDKNQFRKIWKDYIANPSKSIGDSQTKMINNGKEVTDTQEMKRSIERQVREKEKKNSNKIEPDLYK; this comes from the coding sequence ATGAAAAATTTATTTTTATTATTATTTTGTTATTGTACAGGGATAACGCACGCACAAGGCAACCGTTTTATTTATGAATATGAATATGTTCCCGATATGGGTACTCAAAATCCGGTAAAGAAAGAGCTTATGGCTTTAGATATAAACGCTAACGGTTCTTCATTCAGGAGTTTAAATGCAATAAAAACAGATTCGTTGACATATGCGGTTATGATGCCCTCTTCCGGCAATCTTTCTTTAAATCCCAATAGTCCGGCTATGCAGAACCTTTCTTCAATGAAAAAGAATAATCTTATATCTTATAGAATTACTAAATCATATCCGTCATATGATATTTATTTTTATGATATGGTTGATATGGACTTATATAAAGTAAAAGAAAATGAAGATATGAAATGGCATATTTCTTCAGAAAAACAAAAGATCGGAGAATATAATACACAGAAAGCAACCACTGATTTTGGCGGCAGGAGCTGGACGGCATGGTTTACTCAGGATATCCCCATTCAGGACGGGCCGTACAAATTTCACGGTTTGCCGGGACTTATCGTAAAAATAGAAGACGCTTCAAAAACACATATGATGACGCTTATAGCGCAGCATCACAAGGACAAAGAAGATCTTGAAGATATTAAATCCAAGGGATTTAGATTGTACAGAAGTGAGATTGCCGTAGATAAAAATCAGTTTAGGAAAATATGGAAAGATTACATTGCAAATCCTTCTAAATCCATTGGAGACTCTCAAACAAAAATGATCAATAACGGGAAAGAGGTAACGGATACACAGGAAATGAAGAGAAGTATTGAGAGGCAGGTTAGGGAAAAAGAAAAGAAGAACAGCAATAAAATAGAGCCGGATCTGTATAAATGA